The following are from one region of the Rosistilla carotiformis genome:
- a CDS encoding phytoene desaturase family protein yields the protein MKNEQTDRYDAIIIGSGLGGLATASLLSQMAGKRVLVLERHSKLGGFTHCFRRKHHEWDTGVHYVGEMQYGSQTRQVMDFVTGGGIQWNSLGDPFEHFVFPQETFDLPDNQPDILAALVKRFPDEQDALEQYFRDIQKMRDWMVRWYVGKTLPDWMASLLTMFRRRMATMNTGEYLAKQFGDPFLRAVIAAQWPDFGTPPSDSSFAFHGIVSGDFLNGGYFPAGGGTVLAEHTKEVIEAHGGACLVNRSVKNILIENGKATGVVAIRKEKEVTYRAPIVISNAGGVITFGKLCPEGHGQRERNRIARMTPGPSVNVLYLGLKEDPRKHGFDAGNYWLYARTDHNLEADPNNPEQVDGCYFGFGSLRNPGQEPHTAQIISFSEDRHWARWDNTKWKRRGEDYEQKKAATAEALLDHVELFFPGFRDLIDYQELSTPLTVKTFTDHWHGTIYGSVCNQHRLYRDRWPVKTSVKNLYLTGSDVGIPGVNGALMSGVMTAGTLLAPLGLGVARIMMRAEREHKRRAKQTADTAASPSIVDTALDRKEEVGV from the coding sequence ATGAAAAACGAACAGACAGATCGATACGATGCCATCATCATCGGTTCGGGCTTGGGAGGACTGGCGACCGCCAGCCTGTTGTCGCAGATGGCTGGCAAACGCGTGCTGGTGTTGGAACGCCACTCGAAGCTGGGTGGCTTCACGCATTGCTTCCGCCGCAAGCATCACGAATGGGATACCGGAGTCCACTACGTCGGCGAGATGCAATATGGATCGCAAACCCGCCAGGTGATGGACTTTGTCACCGGCGGCGGGATTCAATGGAACTCGCTGGGCGATCCCTTCGAACACTTCGTCTTTCCTCAAGAGACGTTTGATCTACCGGACAACCAGCCCGACATCCTCGCGGCGCTCGTGAAACGTTTCCCCGACGAACAAGATGCGTTGGAACAATACTTCCGCGACATTCAAAAGATGCGCGACTGGATGGTCCGCTGGTATGTCGGCAAGACGCTGCCCGATTGGATGGCGTCGCTGTTGACGATGTTTCGACGCCGGATGGCGACGATGAACACGGGAGAATATCTAGCCAAGCAATTTGGGGATCCGTTTCTCCGCGCGGTGATTGCCGCTCAGTGGCCCGATTTTGGGACGCCGCCGTCGGACAGCAGTTTCGCCTTTCATGGGATCGTCAGCGGCGACTTCCTCAACGGCGGCTACTTCCCCGCCGGCGGTGGAACGGTGCTGGCGGAGCATACGAAAGAGGTGATCGAAGCCCATGGCGGAGCCTGTTTGGTCAATCGGTCGGTGAAAAACATCCTGATCGAAAATGGGAAAGCGACAGGTGTTGTGGCGATCCGTAAAGAGAAGGAAGTGACCTACCGAGCACCGATCGTGATCTCAAACGCTGGTGGCGTGATCACGTTTGGAAAACTGTGTCCCGAAGGGCATGGCCAACGCGAACGAAATCGCATCGCACGGATGACACCGGGGCCTTCGGTCAACGTCTTGTATTTGGGGCTGAAAGAGGATCCGCGGAAGCATGGCTTCGACGCGGGCAATTATTGGCTGTACGCGCGGACCGACCACAACTTGGAAGCCGATCCCAACAACCCGGAGCAGGTCGATGGGTGTTACTTCGGCTTCGGTTCGCTGCGCAATCCGGGCCAGGAACCTCACACCGCGCAGATCATCAGCTTCAGCGAGGACCGACACTGGGCGCGGTGGGACAACACCAAGTGGAAGCGTCGCGGCGAGGACTACGAACAAAAGAAAGCCGCGACGGCCGAGGCGTTACTGGATCATGTGGAGTTGTTTTTCCCCGGCTTTCGCGACCTGATCGACTACCAAGAACTCTCCACGCCGCTCACCGTCAAGACCTTCACCGACCATTGGCACGGCACGATCTACGGCAGCGTGTGCAACCAGCATCGACTCTATCGCGACCGCTGGCCAGTGAAGACATCGGTCAAGAATCTGTATCTGACCGGCAGCGATGTCGGAATCCCCGGAGTCAACGGCGCGCTGATGTCGGGCGTGATGACAGCCGGAACATTACTGGCCCCGCTGGGACTTGGCGTCGCGCGGATCATGATGCGAGCCGAACGGGAACACA